The nucleotide window aGACGCTGTCtgcttgtgtgtgtctgtctgggAGTGAGAATCTCCCAGTCTATctaaggaaaggagggagggatagaggGCTCAAAGGGAGCAAGAGCTGTGGGGAGAACAAAAGGATAAGGGGCTCAGAGAGCTTCAGGGACATGTGATGGACTCACTAGGTGAGGCCGCCAGACTGCTGCAGGGGAAGCAAAGGAGAAGCtgagaagacaaaggaaaagtcAGGGTCTGAAGGGGCGGGGGTCAGGGAGCTCCTGGGAGATATGGCCACAAGTAGTGGCTCTGAGGAATGGGTTACAGGAGACCTCTGGGGAGATGTGACCACAGCAAAGGGTAGGAGAATGTCCAGGGCTATGGGGGTTGAGTATGGGGACCCCCCCTGCCAAGACAGGGCCATGTAGAGGGCCCTAGGGAGTGAAAGAGCCTCCAGGACCTCTAGGTATGGAATACAGGGGACGTTTAAGAAGATATGGCCACACATTGGGGCCCTGAGAAGTGAGAgtttcatgaaaaaaatcagGGACCCCAGAGTTCCTTGGAAGCCAAGACTGAAACCAGCATTGTGAGTCCCCGGGTCAGAGTGAAAGAAGAAGGCCTGCCCCAGTGGGGTCTGTGAATTCCCGGTGGTGATTTCACTCCCCGGGGGCTGTCCCAGGCTTGTCCCTGCTACCCCCATCCAGCCTTCCCTGAGGCCCTGAGCCTGCCCCCAAGCCCCCAGCTCCTTCTCCCCCAAGGAACCCAGACGCAGGCCTCAGGACTCAACACAGCTTTTCTCCCTCCAACCCCATTTTCTCTATCTCAAGGACTCAGCTTTCTGAAGCCCCTCCCAGTTCTAGTTCTATCTTTTTCCTGCATCCTGTCTGGAAATCAGAGGGAAACAGACCACAGACCTGGTCCCCAGAAGAAACGGAGGCAATAGGCTTTGAGGGGCAGGAGGACGGGATTCAACCTCCAGAGTCCCACACACAAATCAGTCAGAGGCCCAGAAGACCCCCCTCGGAATCGGAGCAGGGATGGTGGGGAGAGTGAGGAGTATCCTTGATGCTTGGGTGTCCCCAACTTTCCAAATCCCCGCCCCCGCGATGGAGAAGAAACCAAGACAGAAGGTGCAGGGCCCACTACCGCTTCCTCCAGATGAGCTCATGGGTTTCTCCACCAAGGAAGTTTTCCGCTGGTTGAATGATTCTATCCCCGCCCTCTCGCCCCAGGGACATATAAACGCAGTTGTTTGCACACCCAGCCAGCAGACGCTCCCTCAGCAAGGACAGCAGAGGACCAGCTAAGAGGGAGAGAAGCAACTCCAGACCCCAActgaaaaaaaaccctcagaCGCCACATCCCCAGACAAGCTGCCAAGCGGGTTCTCTCCCTCTCACATACTGACCCAGGGCTCCACCCTCTCTTCACTGGAAAGGACACCATGAGCACGGAAAGCATGATCCGGGACGTGGAGCTGGCCGAGGAGGCGCTCCCCAGGAAGACAGCGGGGCCCCAGGGCTCCAGGCGGTGCTGGTTCCTCagcctcttctccttcctgctcgTGGCAGGCGCCACCACGCTCTTCTGTCTGCTGCACTTTGGAGTGATCGGCCCCCAGAGGGAAGAGGTGAGTGCCTCGCCAGCCTTCATCCACTCTCCCAcccaagagagggagagagatgggatgGGCGAAAGATGTGTGCTGacagggagggatggagagaaaaACAACGTGGAGGAAGACGAGGATGCAGAAAGAGATGTGGCAAGAGAtggagaacagagagagaaagatggagaggCAGGATGTCTGGCACATGGAAGGTGCTCACTAAGTGTGtatggagtgaatgaatgaatgaatgaacaatcaGATAGTAAATAAGATATGGAGACAGATGTGGGGTGTGAGCagagagatgggggaagaaaCAAGTGATATGAATAAAGATGGTGAGACAGAGAGTGGGAAATATGGCAGCTaaggagagagatgagggagaTAAGGAGAGATGAGGGAGATAAGGAGAGATGAAGATAGGATGTCTGGCACACAGAAGACACTCAGTGAAAGAGTTGTTGAATGCATGGAGGGTGAATATACAGATGAATGGAGAGAGAAAACCGGACAACTCAGGGCTAAGAGCGCAGGTCAGACAGGCAGCCAGCTGTTCCTCCTTTAAGGGTGATTCCCTTGATGTTAACCATTCTCCTTCTCCCCAACAGTTCCCCAAGGACCCCTCTCTAATCAGCCCTCTGGCTCAGGCAGTCAGTAAGTGTCTCTAAACCTTTTTCCTAATTCTGGGTTTGGGTTGGGGTGTAGGGTTAGTACTGGTACGAAAGCAGTGGGGGAAATTTAAAGTTTTGGTCTTGGGGGAGGGCGGATGGGGTGAAAGTAAGGGGATGGGGGGTATTTTCTAGGAAGTTTAAGGGtctcacctttttcttttctctctcctcttcaggATCATCTTCTCGAACCCCAAGTGACAAGCCTGTAGCCCATGTTGTAGGTAAGAGCTCTGATGATGTGTCTTGGAACTTGGAGGGCTAGGATTTGGGGGTTGAAGCCCGGCTGAGGGTAGGCAGACCTTGGAGACAGTGTGAGAAGGACTGGCTGAGCTCAAGGGAAGGGTGGAGGAACTGCACAGCCCTTAGGGGGATACTCAGAACGTCATGGCCAGGTGGGATGTGGGATGACAGACAGAGGGAACAGGAACCGGATGTGGGGTGGGCAGAGCTCGAGGGCCAGGATGTGGAGAGTGAACCGACATGGCCACACTgactcccctctctctctctccctccctccagcaaACCCTCAAGCTGAGGGGCAGCTCCAGTGGCTGAACCGCCGGGCCAATGCCCTCCTGGCCAATGGCGTGGAGCTGACAGATAACCAGCTGGTGGTGCCATCAGAAGGCCTGTACCTCATCTACTCCCAGGTCCTCTTCAAGGGCCAAGGCTGCCCCTCCAACCATGTGCTCCTCACCCACACCATCAGCCGCATCGCCGTCTCCTACCAGACCAAGGTCAACCTCCTCTCTGCCATCAAGAGCCCCTGCCAGAGGGAGACTCCAGAGGGGGCTGAGGCCAAGCCCTGGTATGAGCCCATCTACCTAGGAGGGGTCTTTCAGCTGGAGAAGGGTGATCGACTCAGCGCTGAGATCAATCTGCCCGACTATCTCGACTTTGCCGAGTCTGGGCAGGTCTACTTTGGGATCATTGCCCTGTGAGGAGGACGAACATCCATCCTTCCCAAACCCCTCCCCCGCCCCAATCCCTTTATTATCCCCTCCTTCAGACACCCTCATCCTCTTCTGGCTCAAAAAGAGAATTGGGGACTTAGGGCCAGACCCCAAGCTTAGAACTTTAAGCAACGCCACCACCACTTCGAAGCCTGGGGTTCAGGAATGTGTGGCCTGCACAGTGAAGTGCTGGCAACCACTGAGAATTCAAACTGGGGCCGCCAGCACTCACTGGGGCCTACAGCTTCCATCCCTGAACTCAGTCTGTGACATCTGGAATCTGGAGACCAGGGAGCCTTTGGTTCTGGCCGGAACGCTGCAAGACTTGAGAAGACATCACCTAGAAGTTGACACAAGTGGACCTCGGGCCTTCCTCTCTCCAGATGTTTCCAGACTTCCTTGAGACATGGAGCCTGGCCCTCCCCATGGAGCCAGCCCCCTCTATTTATGTTTGCACttgtgattatttattatttattatttatttatttatttaccgatgaatgtatttatttgggAGGTCGGGGGATCCCAGGGGACCCAATGTGGGAGCTGCCTTGGCTCAGACATGTTTTCTGTGAAAACGGAGCTGAACAATAGGCTGTTTCCACATAGCCTCCTGGCCTCTGTGCCTTCTTttgattatgttttttaaaatatttatctgattAAGTTGTCCGAACAATGCAGATTTGGTGACTGACTGTCACTCATTGCTGAGCCTCTGCTCCCCAGGGGAGTTGTGTCTGTAATCGCCCTACTATTCAGTGGCGAGAAATAAAGTTTGCTTAGAAAAGAAACATGGTCTCCTTCTTGGAATTAATTCTGCATCTGCTTCTTCTTGTGGGTGGGAAGAAGCTCCCTAAGTCTCTCTCCACAGGCTTTAAGATCCTTCAGACCCAGTCCCATCCTTCGACTCCTAGGGTCCTGGAGACCTGACATAAACAAAGCCCAACAGAATATTCCCCATCCCCCAGGAAACAAGAGCCTGAACCTAATTACCTCTCCCTGAGGGCATGGGAATTTCCAACTCTGGGAATTCCAATCCTTGCTGGGAAAATCCTGCAGCTTAGGTGAGATTTCCGGCTGTTGCAGCTGGCCAGCCGTCCGGAGAGAGCTGGGGAGGAGTCACATTCTCAGGTACCTGAATCACACAGCCAAGGGACTTCCAGAGATTCAGGTGTCTAGGCTTCAAATCACCCTGTCCTAACTCTGTAACTTGAACCAGCCACTTAACCTATCTATCCAATGGAGACAGGAATGTCCACCACACATAGGGCATGTGAGAGAAGGCCTGACCTCCATCAGAGGACTTCACTCAGCCCTTGGCACAGTGGGCACTCAATGAATTCTGGCTTACTTCCTTCAACCAGTTTCCAGCTGTTCTATCCTATTCCATTCTCTCAGTGGGTGAAATTGAAGAGACTGAGGACAATAAAGAACAAGGGACTGAaccgctgggcatggtggcatgcacctgtaatcccaccacttttcgaggccaaggtgagaagatagattgaacccaggagttccagagcaatctgggcaatatagtgagatcctgtctctatttttttaaaaagaatgaaatataggAATAAGATGTGGGTGAAGGACTCACATGCCAGCTTGGTCCCACCGGTCTTTGTGGTGAAGGAGGGGAGAGGTGAGAGGTGGGTGATCTGGAAGGAGAAAAGCACCCCTTCCCCCGATGAAGGCTCTTTTGGAGAGAGTCAAAGACAAATAagggcggggcgcagtggctcatgcctgttatcccaacactttgggaggttgaggtgggaggatca belongs to Macaca thibetana thibetana isolate TM-01 chromosome 4, ASM2454274v1, whole genome shotgun sequence and includes:
- the TNF gene encoding tumor necrosis factor isoform X2; the encoded protein is MSTESMIRDVELAEEALPRKTAGPQGSRRCWFLSLFSFLLVAGATTLFCLLHFGVIGPQREEFPKDPSLISPLAQAVRSSSRTPSDKPVAHVVANPQAEGQLQWLNRRANALLANGVELTDNQLVVPSEGLYLIYSQVLFKGQGCPSNHVLLTHTISRIAVSYQTKVNLLSAIKSPCQRETPEGAEAKPWYEPIYLGGVFQLEKGDRLSAEINLPDYLDFAESGQVYFGIIAL
- the TNF gene encoding tumor necrosis factor isoform X1 — protein: MKIGCLAHRRHSVKELLNAWRVNIQMNGERKPDNSGLRAQVRQAASCSSFKGDSLDVNHSPSPQQFPKDPSLISPLAQAVRSSSRTPSDKPVAHVVANPQAEGQLQWLNRRANALLANGVELTDNQLVVPSEGLYLIYSQVLFKGQGCPSNHVLLTHTISRIAVSYQTKVNLLSAIKSPCQRETPEGAEAKPWYEPIYLGGVFQLEKGDRLSAEINLPDYLDFAESGQVYFGIIAL